GGATTCACGGGTGACCGGGGCGCTTCCGGCGTAAGCCTTGAGGTCCCGGCCCGTTTCGAACCTGGTGCGGTCGTCCCCGATCTCGGCGAGTATCCGGGCGCCGGTGAGTGTGGCCAGGCCGGGGAAGCTCGTGATGATCTCGGCGTCGGGATGCTGGAGGAAGAGCTCTTCAGTGTTGCGTGCGAGGTCCTCGCAGGCTCGGCATGCGGCGTCGAGCTGGGCGAGCAGGGCGAGTGTCTGGCGCCCCATCGCGGTTTCCACCAGGGTTGGTTGGCAGAACCGAACCTGGCGGAACACTTCGAGGGGCCGGTCTGCGTCCCTCTTGTCGAAGCGCTCCAGGCGCTGCGTATCGACCAGACGTCTGACCCGGCCCCTGCCAGAGCGGGCCAAACGGCCAACCCACAGCGCCTATTAGGCGTATCAGGGTGCCGGCGGGCCCGTCCGGGTGCCGTTCCGAGGCCGGGAATAGATAGGCCGGACATCAACGACAGGTCCGTGACCTGCGGCAGGGCACCCCCGTCGGCCGACGCTCTCATGACCGCGATGTCAGTCCATGGCTCATCGCGTCGCCCACGTACTCGCCGCGGTCCTGCCTTCGTACCGTTCGCGTCGCCGTAGCGCCCCGTGAACCGGCGCGGGCCAGTGTCTCCAGAGGGCCGACCAGGATCTCGGAGAAGGCGAGTTCGGCGGCGCCGATGAGCACCGCGTCGTCGCCGAGTTCCCCCACGCGCAGCCGCAGGCTCTCGCGGGAGGCGGCGAGGGCATGGAGGTTGATACGGCTGCGGATCTGGGCCGCCGAGCCGAGGAACACCTCGCGGAGCGTTCCGCCGAAGATGACGGCGCGAGGGTTGAGGACGTTGACCAGGTTGGCGACGCCGATGCCGAGCCAGTCGCCGACGTCGTGCAGGGCGGCGCGGGCGGCAATATCGCCCCGGTCGGCTGCCTCGACGACGGCGCGTACGGCGTCTCGGCCGGTGGCCGAGGGATCGCGGTGCGCAGTCTCCAGCAGGGCCCGCTCGCCGGCCTCGGCTTCGAGGCAGCCGCGCGCCCCGCAGCCACAGGCCCGGCCGCCGTGCGGGTTGACGAGCATGTGCCCGATCTCCCCGCCGTATCCCTGGTCGCCGCCCAGCAGTTGGCCGCCGGTGATGACACCTCCGCCGATACCGATGTCGCCGTGCAGGTACACGAGGTCCTGGCAGCCGGTCCCCGCCCCGCGCAGATGCTCCGCGAGCGCACCCAGGCTGGCCTCGTTCTCGACCGAGACGGGAAGGCCGAGGTCCAGTCGGCGCATGAGGTCCCCGCCGAACTCCTCATCCTGCCATCCGATGTAGGGGGCGGCGCGTACCAGACCGTCGGGGCGGCGCACCATCCCGCGGACGGCGGCGGCCACGCCGACGCAGTACGTTCCTTCCGGCGCCGTGTCCACCATCTCCAGCGCGGATCCGGCGAGGAGCCCGGCCACGGTGTCCGCATCGCGCGAGCCGGGAGGCAGGGGGATCTCCCTGCGGTCGAGGAAGACCCCGCCCAAACCGATGCGCGCGGCGGCCAGCCGGTCCACGCCCACGTCGAAGGCGAGGACGTACACACGGTCGGACTCGGGCCGTACGACCAGGGACGGGCGGCCCGCCCGGCCGGTGTCACGGGGCAGTTCCTCACGGACCAGGCCGACCGAGGCCAACTCGCTGACCAGACCCAGGATGGTGCTGCGGTTGAGACCCATGCGCTCGGCCAGGACGGCCCGCGACATGGCGCCGCCGATGTGCAGATGACGGAGCAGGGTGCCGAGGTTGTGCCGACGAATCTCCTCCTGCGAGGGACCGGCTTTCATGGAGCCAAAGACCTCATCGTTGTACGGCCCGGCGACGGGAGAGCGCGTCCACGCCTGCGGCCACCAGCAGGACCGAACCCGTGACAGCGTACTTGACCCCTGAGCTGTACCCCATCAGGCCCATACCGTTCTGGATGACCGCGACCACCATGCCTCCGAGGACCGCGTCGACGACCCTGCCGCGCCCGCCGAACAGACTCGTCCCGCCGATCACCGCAGCGCCGACCGCCAGCAGAAGCACATTGCTGCCACCGGTGTTGGGGTCCACCGAGTTGCCGCGCGAGGCGGCGATGATGCCGCCGACCGCGGCCAGGGACGAGCAGATGACGAACGCGGAGATACGGATGGCCGCCACGTTGATGCCGGCCCGGCGGGCCGCCTCGGCGTTGCCGCCGACTGCATAGATGTGCAGACCGAATGAGGTGCGCTGGAGCAGGAAGGTACCCGCGACGAGCAGGACGGCGATGACGGGCACGACGATCGGTACGCCCTTGAGCGAGTCGACGATGACGTTGCGGCTGCGCTGCTGGTTGAGCAGGTGGACCGCGAGTGCGCCGAGCACCGCCAGCCCGCCGATCCTTACGGCGAGCAGGGTGAACGGAGCGGTGACGAGCCCGCGCTGCCGCCGGTTGCGGTTCTGCCGCAACTGTGTCGCGGCGTACACCGCGACAGCGGCAGCGAGCAGCACCCAACCCAGCGCGGGGGAGAGGTTGTTGTTGGCGACGGCCAGGATCGTCCGATCCTGGATGGATATGTTCGTGCCTTCCTTGAGCAGCATCAGCACGATTCCCTGGAACCCCAGAAAGGCGGCCAGGGTGACCACGAAGGAGGGGATGCCGACCTTCGCCACCAGCAGGCCGAGCAGTAAGCCGATCACCGTGCCGGTGAGAATCGCAGCGGCGGCCGCGCCGTACCAGGGCCATCCGTGATCGGTGAGCAAGATGGCCAGGACGGCGGCGCAGACTCCGCTGGCGTACCCGGCGGACAGGTCGATCTCGCCGAGGAGGAGCACGAAGACGAGCCCCATGGCGATGGCGATGCTGCCCGCGCCCTGGGTGAGCAGGTTGGCGAAGTTCAGCTCGGACAGGAAGACCGGGCGCAGGGCAGCGAAGAACACACACAGGACGATCAGGCCGAGGACAGCGGGGAGGGCGCCCAACTCGCCCCCACGTACGCGTTCGACGTATAGACGGGCGACGGAACGCAGACTCTTGACCCCGGCGGTTCCGTTCTTCTTCGATCCACCGCGGTCGCCCGGCTTTTCGTGCGCGACGGCGGCGGTCATACGGTGTCTCCGTTGCTGTGTGCGAGGCCGAGGTTCCCGCTGCGGCCTGCGGTGATGAGCTCGACGACCTGGGAGTACGTGACGTTCGACGTGCTGACCTGGGCGGCCATTCGGCCCAGGTAGAGGGCGGAGATCCGGTCGGACACCGCGAAGACGTCGTTCATGTTGTGTGAGATCAGGACCACGGCGAGGCCGTTGTCTGCCAGTCGCCGGACCAGTTCGAGGACCTGCGCCGTCTGGGCGACACCGAGCGCAGCGGTCGGCTCGTCGAGGACGACCACCTTGCTGTTCCACAGAACGGCCTTGGCGATGGCCACGGTCTGCCGCTGGCCGCCGGAGAGACTGGAGACCTGCTGGCGGATGGACTTGACAGTGCGGACGGACAACCCTTCGAGGGTGTTGGCGGCCATCTCCTCCATCGTCGCATTGTCGAGCACGAGACCCCGGCGCTTCTCCCGGCCGAGGAACATGTTCTGGACGATGTCGAGGTTGTCGCAGAGCGCCAGGTCCTGATAGACGATCTCGACGCCCAGAGCTGCCGCGTCACGAGGGCTGTGCACCTGGACCTGCTCACCTTCGAACCAGTACTCGCCGGCGTCGGTCGGGTGGATCCCGCCGATGCACTTGACCAGGGTGGACTTGCCGGCGCCGTTGTCGCCGACGAGAGCGGTCACCTCACCCGGGTGGACGTCGAGGGACACGTCGTGCAGTACCTGCACCGGGCCGAAACTCTTGTCGATCCCGCGCAGTCGGAGGATCGGCTTCGTTGTCATGAAAGACGGATCCTTTCGGACCGTGGGGCCGCGGGCCCCAGGGCGTCAGGGCCACAGGGCCCGCGGTTGGCCTGTTGGAAACAGTCAGGATCGTTCCAACGGGCCGGTCGGGGGAGTTATTTGATGCCGGCTTTGGCGCACAGGGCGGCGTAGTTTCCTGCGCACAGATCTTCCTTGGTGACGAAGCC
The sequence above is drawn from the Streptomyces sp. NBC_01465 genome and encodes:
- a CDS encoding sugar ABC transporter permease: MTAAVAHEKPGDRGGSKKNGTAGVKSLRSVARLYVERVRGGELGALPAVLGLIVLCVFFAALRPVFLSELNFANLLTQGAGSIAIAMGLVFVLLLGEIDLSAGYASGVCAAVLAILLTDHGWPWYGAAAAAILTGTVIGLLLGLLVAKVGIPSFVVTLAAFLGFQGIVLMLLKEGTNISIQDRTILAVANNNLSPALGWVLLAAAVAVYAATQLRQNRNRRQRGLVTAPFTLLAVRIGGLAVLGALAVHLLNQQRSRNVIVDSLKGVPIVVPVIAVLLVAGTFLLQRTSFGLHIYAVGGNAEAARRAGINVAAIRISAFVICSSLAAVGGIIAASRGNSVDPNTGGSNVLLLAVGAAVIGGTSLFGGRGRVVDAVLGGMVVAVIQNGMGLMGYSSGVKYAVTGSVLLVAAGVDALSRRRAVQR
- a CDS encoding ATP-binding cassette domain-containing protein yields the protein MTTKPILRLRGIDKSFGPVQVLHDVSLDVHPGEVTALVGDNGAGKSTLVKCIGGIHPTDAGEYWFEGEQVQVHSPRDAAALGVEIVYQDLALCDNLDIVQNMFLGREKRRGLVLDNATMEEMAANTLEGLSVRTVKSIRQQVSSLSGGQRQTVAIAKAVLWNSKVVVLDEPTAALGVAQTAQVLELVRRLADNGLAVVLISHNMNDVFAVSDRISALYLGRMAAQVSTSNVTYSQVVELITAGRSGNLGLAHSNGDTV
- a CDS encoding ROK family transcriptional regulator, encoding MKAGPSQEEIRRHNLGTLLRHLHIGGAMSRAVLAERMGLNRSTILGLVSELASVGLVREELPRDTGRAGRPSLVVRPESDRVYVLAFDVGVDRLAAARIGLGGVFLDRREIPLPPGSRDADTVAGLLAGSALEMVDTAPEGTYCVGVAAAVRGMVRRPDGLVRAAPYIGWQDEEFGGDLMRRLDLGLPVSVENEASLGALAEHLRGAGTGCQDLVYLHGDIGIGGGVITGGQLLGGDQGYGGEIGHMLVNPHGGRACGCGARGCLEAEAGERALLETAHRDPSATGRDAVRAVVEAADRGDIAARAALHDVGDWLGIGVANLVNVLNPRAVIFGGTLREVFLGSAAQIRSRINLHALAASRESLRLRVGELGDDAVLIGAAELAFSEILVGPLETLARAGSRGATATRTVRRQDRGEYVGDAMSHGLTSRS